The Magnetospirillum sp. XM-1 genomic interval GAAGGCGGGGATGTGGTAGACCCCGGTCAGCATGCCGGTCCCCGCCAGGGTGGGGACGAAGGCGCCGTAATTGGAGATGTAGGCCCCCAGGTCGGCCACGGTCTCCACCTGAAGGCCGAGGAAGCGTCCATCCGCGTCAAGGGCCAGGCGGGCGGTGCTGACATGGCCGCGCCCGTGGGTGTCGGTGAGGAAGCTTTCGGTGCGCTCGGCGGTCCACTTGACCGGTCGGTCGAGGATACGCGCCGCCACCAGCGCCATGGCCTGTTCCGGGAACGGGCTGATCTTCAGGCCGAAGCCGCCGCCCACGTCGGGGGTGATGACGTCGAGGGTTCCGGGCGCGATGCCCAGCACCGGGGTGAGGCGGTCCCTGATCTCGTGCACCCCCTGACTGCCGGAGGTCAGCTCCAGCCGTCCGCCGGGCAGCGGCCGGGCCAGGCAGGCGCGCGGCTCCATGGCGGTTGGCGCCAGGCGGTTGTTGATCAGGTCCAGTTCCACCACCCGGGCGGCGCGGGCGAAGACCTTGGCCACGCCGGCCGCGTCGCCCATCTCCCAGACGAAGGCGTCGTGGGGCGTGGCCGGCAGCGTGTGGTAGTCCACCAGCACCGCCTCGGCGGCGTCGCGGGCCTGGGCCAGGGTCTCGGCCACCACGAAGGCCACCGGCTCGCCGGCATGGCGCACCCTTGGACCGGCGATGACGGGGCGCGGCGGCGGCGGCTTGGCGCCTTCGGGCAGGAAGCCGCAGACCATGGGGCCCACGCCCTGCTCCGCCATCTCGGCATGGGTGAGGACCAGCAGCACGCCGGGCATCTCGCGTGCGGTGCTCGTATCCACCGTGATGTCGGCATGGGGCAGCAGCGAGCGTACCACCATGCCGTATGACTGACCGGTCAGGTTTATGTCGTCGCCATAGCATCCCCGCCCGGTGAGGAAGCGCTGATCCTCGACCCGGGTGCGCGATTGTCCGAAGCCGAAGCGCTTCACTTGCCGATCTCCACCGCCTGGAAGCGGGACGCCTTGAAGCCGGGCGACCAGTGATCCTTGGGCATGCCGGCCTTGGCCTTGAGATGGGCGAGGAAGGCGTGCTTGTCGGGCAGTTGTTCCCACACCGAGGGCAGGAACAGGGCGCGCTTAGCCCCATCCTCGATGACCAGGCCGTCGATGCGGGGACGAAGCTGTTCCAGCATGTCTTCCTGGTCCCTGAAGGCCATGGGAACGGGGGGCGTTAACACCGACAGCGACAGGGAAAGGCCCTCCAGCTCCTCGGGACGCAAGGGCGGAAAGCGCGGGTCCTTGAAGGCCGACTTGAAGGCGTTGTCCACCACGTCCTCGGCCAGCGGCCGCCAGGCGATCACCGAGCCGATGCAGCCGCGCAAGGCTCCCTGGCGGTTCAGGGTGACGAACACCGCGCCGGGCCGGGCCAGGATGCCGGGCCGGTCCGCAGGCGGGGCGGCGGGCGCGCCGGTCTCCAGCCCGTGGCGGATGGAGGCCCAGGCCAGTTCCACCAGCGTCTGCCCGGCGGTCTTGATCTCGTCGGCTTCGCTCATGCTCTTCTCCGTCTCGAACATGGCCCAGGACCCATAGCCCACCACCCGGTTCTTCGGCCCGGCGGTGTCGCCGGAATTGCGCACGTCCAGGGTGACGATCTCCAGATTCCGGCGCTTGGCGGCGGTCAGCAGCCCGCCCACCGGAATGCGGCCGCAGGCCCCTTCGCGGGAAATGGCGGTGGGCTCCATGTGCTCGATGGCCGCCACCGTCCGGGAATCGGTGCCCTTGCACTGATCGTAAGGCAAGTAGTGGGACAGGTCGGTGGAGATGACGATCAGCGTCTCGTCCCCGCCCCACAGGGCGTCCAGCAGCCCGGCCACCATGTCGGGGCTGGAATCGCCGATCACCACCGGCAGCAGGGTGAACTCGCCCAGGGTGGCTTGCAGGAAGGGGACATGCACCTCGAGCGAATGCTCCTGGGCGTGGGCCTGATCCAGCACGCCGACGCCATGGACGCCCGCCAGCCGCGACCAGTCCTTGTCCAGCGGCACCGCGCCCAAGGGCGAGGCCCACTGGTCGGCGGACGACAGGGCCATGCCCTGGAAGGCGACCCGATGGCTGGGGCCCAGCAGCACCACCCGTGACCAGCTGCCCCGGAAGGGCCGCAGCAGGGCATAGGCGGCGGCCGCCACCGGGCCGGAATAGACCCAGCCGGCATGGGGCGCGATCAGCGCCTTGGGCCTGCGCCCGGCGCACGGCGCGTGCACGGCGCCGTCGAGAAAGGCGGTGAGCTGCCGGTTGGCCTCGGCGAAATCGGCGGGATAGAACTGTCCGGCCACGGCGGTGGGGCGAATGGCGGTCATGGCGGCCTCGGGCGCGAAAACGTGGTGGGGATATGGTACTCTTCCCCCATGAACGACGCCATCCAGGGTTCGCATTTTCCCGGACGCTACTGGCAGCGCCTGCCTGATGGGCGGGTGCAGTGCGACGTCTGCCCGCGCGAGTGCCGCTTGAACGACGGGCAGCGGGGCCTGTGCTTCGTGCGCGCCAATGACGGCGGCAAAATGGTGCTGACCACCTATGGCCGCTCGTCGGGGTTCTGCGTCGACCCGGTGGAGAAGAAGCCGCTCAACCACTTCCTGCCCGGCACGCCGATCCTGTCGTTTGGCACTGCGGGCTGCAACCTGACCTGCAAGTTCTGCCAGAAAATCCTGGCAGATTATTATTGACATATAAAATCTATTAATATCAGTGTGTTATGAATTTTGTGTGTGGATGAAAATTTCAACACACAGTTTTACACACAGATTTATCTTTGCAAATTCAGTCAGATCCAATATGCTCGTTTTGCGCCAACACAGTTTTTGACACAGGTGTGCGGGACGGGGATGGAGCAGGTCGTTCTAAACGATGGTGAGATAACGCTTTACAGGCGTCCGGATGCTAGCAAGCGCGGCGTATGGCAGTGCAAGCTTCGCTTAAAGGGTGGGGCCTCATTGCGGCGCTCCACCAAGTCTAGTGACCTTGACGCCGCCAAGGCATTCGCTCTTGAGCTTTACAGTTTTGAAGTTCTGGCTGAGCACCAAGTCGTATCCCCGGAAAAACATTCATTCGAAAATGGCGACATACTGCTCTACCGGCGCACCGATACGGTGAACGGGCCGTGGCAAGCTCGGATTAAAACTCCCAAAGGGGATTGGCTTGTAAAAAGTACGCGCCACAATGATCTGGCTGAGGCTTTAAGTGCCGCAAGGGACTTAAAGCGAGAAGTGGAGATCAAAGAGAGACATGGCATCCCTTACGGGAGGCACAAATTCAGCCGAATCTGGAGGAAATGGCTGGATGAGCGAGGTGTGTACTATACGCAAAATAGGATTAAAACATTCGAGGGATTTGCTCGGAGGTATTTCTTCGAGTATTTCGATGAAAGGGCATTCGATCTCATTGATGACCTGTATGTGGAAAAATATTGGAGCTGGAGGATTAATTACTGGCGCAGTCATTCGGACGAACTTCAGCGTCTTTCAGGTAAGGTTGCGGTCGAGCCATCCTCGGCATTGCTGTATGCCGAAAAAGATGCGCTTTCCCAATTTTTCAAGTGGGCGGAGCGCAATAAGTTTATTGCCCGCAAGCCACAGCTTGAGGTTCCGGTAAAGCTGGAAAGAAATCGCCGCCCGGCTCTGGAACACCAGCAGTGGGTCAAATTTCTAAAGAAAGCCAAAGAATGGGAGCGGGAATCGCCTCGCCCACAGCACTTTGTCCCCCGCACGATGGCTCGCCTTTTTTGTGAGTTGCTAGTGCATAGCGGGCTTCGTCCGCTAGAGGCCAAGACCTTGCGGTGGAGGGACTTTTCCGCATTTAAGGACGAAAACGGCCAAAATCAACTTGTCATACACGTCAATCCCGCGAGAAAGACCGGTGAGAGGGATACCGTCCCAATGCCTGTGTGCTGGAGTGTGGTTGAGGAATTGATCCGATTTCAAAAGAAACATCAATTGCCTTGTGAGCCAGATTCATGGGTGTTTTGCAATTTCAACGGAACCCAGTTAGGCGCAATAGAGAGGCCTGTCGAAAAAGCTTTTGAGTTTTCGAAAATAACCCATGACAGATTCGGCAGGAAATTTTCAGCCTATTCCTTCAGGCACACCTACGCGACCTTCCGCCTATTGTATGGGGATAATGTGGATGCTTACACGCTGGCAAAAAACATGGGAACCAGCGTGGAGATGATCGAGAAGCACTATGGTCATGTCTCTAATATGCAAAAAGCCACTGTGCTCACTTCCGTAAGGAAGAATATCCCGGAAGGCTTGGATAGCTTCCAGGCACGCATGATCACACGGGTCAATAAAGAGAAAACTGCACCGGTGCTAGTCAGGCTGCAAAAGGTGGACAAGAAGGCTGGAGGTTCACCGAAGGATGGCGAATACTTCATTCGAATCGAAAATGACGTTCCAGATGTCCGTACCCGAAAATAAGTGCAGCAGCTTTGCAAGTGCCTGGCATTTGCCTTGATGCCTCATCGCTAGCGGGCGCCCCGCAGATTTCGAGTTCGCGCGTTTTAACGCTCATACAGCGACATCGGCTATCGAAGATGGATTGGCGGCGGGCCCTTCGCAAATCGCGTTGTATGAGCGTTAAAACGCGTTTTTGAGCGAGGCTGTGCGGCGGGGATGCACTGTCCGGTGAAAACACAAAACGCCGCAACAGCGGCGCTTCATGAATTTTAAGTATTAAAATTTTCTGATCTGCTCTTTCGGCGCCAATCAATATTCATCGGCCAGCATGATCGTGAGTACGCGAACGGTTTTTTGCGGATCAGCAGGATCATCGCTGGCGTAGGCAATCGACGCATCGTAGTAGTCGATTTTCCACATGGCCTTTGTACCTGCGACATCCACCGTACCCATGTCATGCTCGCCATATGGATCGTTACTTTGATCGAATTGATCGAATTCACGGACGGCGGTGATAATGGCGCGGCCCAGCCACTCCTCAAGGGCCTGTATGCCGGATGTGATGTAGACCTTGCCGCCGATCCCGTGCTGTCGGAGCTGGTCATTCAGTTCGCGGATGATTCGGGTGCGTTGCATGCGATGGCTCCAAAAAGAAAAGGGGGCCGAAGCCCCCTATGGTTCCTCTACTTCTTAGTCATTCGCTTGCGAGCGGTGATTGCCTGAGCTTCCAGCACACCATCCAGCTCTCCCGCTTCGGCAGCGGCCTTGACGGTGTTCAGCGTGGCGGCCACATCGGACAGGCTCTTGCCGCACACCACCGTGGGTTTGGACTTGTTCGCACCGAGCGTCAGCGGCTGATTGGCGTACTTGGGAGCCAGATAGAAAACATCACCCTGGAGGAACCACCAGGGACGCACCTGCACATCATGGCTCACCTGACGGTGCGATCCATCTTCACCAGTGATGCGACGCACCTTCTGGACGGCGAAGCTCTTACCCGAAATCGCCGCTTCAACGGCACCGATCTGATTGACCACGGCGGCGATGAACTTGGAGCGGGCACGGGTCTTGGTATTCATCGCATTCCGCGAAACCTTGGGCGGAGCAATGGTGGAAAATTCGAGGTTCTTGATGGACATGATTGCCTCCAGGGCGTGATTGCACTGGAGCTAACGTCACCCAATTGGATTCATGGGTCTCCCCTGAAAGGGAATTACCTTCATGCGTGAAGATAATTTTAGAGATATCAGCCTAACCGGCTCCAAGCATGAGTTTAAATGGTGGCCAATTGGCCACCATTTTCCCGAAATCAAAAAATAATGCTGATCATGGCGAATTCAATTGGCCTAATTCCCGCATCGAAAGCTAAATATACATGTAGGTCAATGTGGTTCAGTCGACGTGCCTTTATGGGATGTCTAGTGTTGAATATAGCGCATTGACCTGCTTGATTAACTGGATAAGGAAATGAATTTAATTTATTTCAAAGAGCAATTTACGTCAGGTGTTCAGTCGCGTGTTCGTCATGTGTTGAACAGGGCGGAAGCCCAAAGTCGGGTGTTTGGAGCCCACCACTCTGCCTTGGTGCAGGCCTGGGCCTCATGGATAAACACACGACGACAAACACATGACGCTTCCCTACGGGATGTTCCTTCGGAACACATGACAGGAACACGCGACGGGAACACAGGACGTGAATGTGTAGGGGAATTAGGTGTTGATAAATTTTCAGCTCAACCCGCAGATTTCATGCATGCGGAATTGCATCCACAGATAAATACAAGTGCCAGCAAGGCCAGTTTCATTGCCTGCCAGTTAATCAAACCAAGGGCGACGTTTCCAGCGTCGCCCTTTTCCACGTTTGAATTACAAGGAGGCAATTTCAATGAAACAAATATTCAAACTTTGGTATAACGCCAATCCAAAAAAGGGCTCAAAATTCCACAAAGGCTACAGCATATCTGTTGAGGTTGATGCCGTTGAAGCTTTTTATCTAAATTTCCACACTCCGGATCATTGGTACCTGCAAACCAGCGCCCCGGCTCACGTCACAGCCGAGCTGATGGACAAAATCCCGCAAATCAACGGTGAGCGCGACGCTGATTACATGGTGCTCGCTGACTTCAAACCCAAGCTGTATGGCCAGCACATACCGCGATGGACGTGCTTGCTTGATCCGGCAGGCAGTTTGCCTGAGCTGATCTTTGTCAGCTGGGACGACGAACTCAGCATTCAGTGGTTGATGTGCCGGGAGCTCAACCGAGGAGGCAATCGCCGCAACACCCACGTTTGGCAGGACGACTACAACGCTTTGGGAATCGGCGGCGTTCGCAAGCAGCAGGGTGCACAGGTTGATGGGATTGTATCCAATAAATTTCAAGCGGAACGTGGCTCCCAAGCCGCACCATATGGGAGGTCGCCACTATGAAATCCAAGGAAAGTTACGGCTACCTCATTGAATTTACCGCAGTGCGCTTCCACAAGGAGTTCATGGATGAAGTGGTTCCTCGCGGATACAAGAAAACGTGGTGTCCAATTTATAAGCGAGAGCTAATGGGGATGTTCGGTCATGAGGTTGACCCCGACCAATATGCCAACAGCAGCTATTACTTGGGCCATTTGCCCGAGAAAAACATCCTGCTCCTCAAAATGCGCCATTTGGGCATCAAGCGGATTTGGCGAGTGGACGTAACGGTTTGACAAGCAACGAAAAGGACGGCCTCAAACCGTCCTTTTCACATAACGAATAGCCATGTCGTCCAGCTTGGCCTGAAGCTTTTCATGTCGAGATATGCGGGATTGCATGTCACCGAGATCACGTTGCTCGGCTTGTCCATTTCCCCCATACATCAACCCACGAAATGCTGTCAGCTTTTGCTGCGCTTTCAGGTAGCGACGACGCAACAGCTTCATTCTGTGGAGGTGCTTCAATGTCAGCGCTGGGGGCTGGTTGGGTATGGCCACAACACGTTCATTTTCGTGATCGACAGACCGGCTTGGCTTCTTGCAGACTTTCAGCCTGTTGAATTTCACGTCATAGGACAGATCGGCAGACAGTGGTGTTTGGATGATTTCATAAAGACGCATGTTGATACCCTCGGTTTGAGAGTATTTATGCAGATACAGCCATCTGGTTTGCTGTAAACATCATTTTTAAAACCAGAGATATACTATCTTTGAGCGCGCCAACTCGCTTGGACAATATCGGGCCGGAAGCAGATGGCCGGCATTCTAGCGTGGAACAGGTAAAGCGGACGGTGCCGTCAAGCGGTGATCCGGCTGCTTGTGACCCATATTTGCCATTCTAATCGGATTCCAACGGAGGAGTCTTGTTGACGGCGTCTCGATAAGATAACCTTTAAATTATTAGCACTTTTTGCGCAAACCGCACCGTCGTTATAGCCGTCCGAAGCATTGGGGATGCTGCATGAGTTCACCTGACGCCATGGGCAAGCTCGGCCATCTCAGCGGGGGCGGCGTAGGTGCGTCGAAAGTCAAATCTGCAGGCACTGCCGCTGTAAAGCTGGCCACCCCGACTTCCAAACTTTCCGGGATGAGTTCGGGGGCTGCCAAGGCTTCCTCCACCAGCATCGCTCTCGGCAAGATCAGCATCCCCTACACCCACCTTACTGGGGTCGGCTCCGGAACTATCAACGTGACCTCAGCCGGTATTGCGAACGGGACCAAGCTGGTTTCATCCATATTTTCCGGAAAAGGGCTGAGCCTCGGCATCGGCTTGGGTCTCGGCGCTTGGGGTCCTGCATTGCTTGCGGGAACCGTATGCGTTGCTGGGTATGGGGCCTATCGGATGTATGCTGCCAACCCAAAGGGCAATCCCCGCTCTCGGACCAAGAGTGGTCAAGAGACCGCCACACTAGTCTCCCAGGTCGCGTCAATGGCTGATGCTGTTTTCGCCGCAGGATACGGAGCATTTAGAAAGCTGGTATCCTCACCTGATGACGAAGCGGCCCTTGCTGCGGAGCTTGCCGCCGAAATTGCAGCCGCCGAGAAGCTAATCGCCGAGGCCAACGAAGCTGAGAAGCGTGCATTAGCAGCTGGTGCCAATGCCAAGCAGGCCATCAAGTTAGCAGCCGCCGCCAAGCGGAGGGCAAAAGCTGCTTTGGACCTTCAGCATTCAACAGAATCCAAGCTGGCGGCTACTCGGGCGCGAAAGCGGAAGGAAGCTGCCGCCAACGTGTAGCCCATTTTCATGAAGCATTATTTTCAGAAATAAGAAAACTCACAGCCAGACCCCCCCCCGGTACTTAGCTGCGAGCGCCTCTTACTATTAGAGCAAATCAGTATCCACAATAAATTTCTCTGGACAGATTTCGCCTCAGCTTGCGAGAATGAGGCGTGTTATGACATATGTGCATACCAGCCTATATCTCTCCGAAGGGGCTCGGGGTATCTTCAGCAGAACGGTTTGTCGCTCTGCGTCATTGTTTAGGGAGCTGTTAGCATGCTTGACCAAATGATCATGGCCAAGGTCGAGGGAACCACCCAGGCAGCTCTCCTGTCGTCGATGACTGGAAATTCCTACACGGTCGGTCAAGTTACTGCGGCTGGAAATGGAATGGGACACTGGTTGTTCCTGAACCCCGCAGGAGCTAC includes:
- the amrB gene encoding AmmeMemoRadiSam system protein B, coding for MTAIRPTAVAGQFYPADFAEANRQLTAFLDGAVHAPCAGRRPKALIAPHAGWVYSGPVAAAAYALLRPFRGSWSRVVLLGPSHRVAFQGMALSSADQWASPLGAVPLDKDWSRLAGVHGVGVLDQAHAQEHSLEVHVPFLQATLGEFTLLPVVIGDSSPDMVAGLLDALWGGDETLIVISTDLSHYLPYDQCKGTDSRTVAAIEHMEPTAISREGACGRIPVGGLLTAAKRRNLEIVTLDVRNSGDTAGPKNRVVGYGSWAMFETEKSMSEADEIKTAGQTLVELAWASIRHGLETGAPAAPPADRPGILARPGAVFVTLNRQGALRGCIGSVIAWRPLAEDVVDNAFKSAFKDPRFPPLRPEELEGLSLSLSVLTPPVPMAFRDQEDMLEQLRPRIDGLVIEDGAKRALFLPSVWEQLPDKHAFLAHLKAKAGMPKDHWSPGFKASRFQAVEIGK
- a CDS encoding tyrosine-type recombinase/integrase translates to MDENFNTQFYTQIYLCKFSQIQYARFAPTQFLTQVCGTGMEQVVLNDGEITLYRRPDASKRGVWQCKLRLKGGASLRRSTKSSDLDAAKAFALELYSFEVLAEHQVVSPEKHSFENGDILLYRRTDTVNGPWQARIKTPKGDWLVKSTRHNDLAEALSAARDLKREVEIKERHGIPYGRHKFSRIWRKWLDERGVYYTQNRIKTFEGFARRYFFEYFDERAFDLIDDLYVEKYWSWRINYWRSHSDELQRLSGKVAVEPSSALLYAEKDALSQFFKWAERNKFIARKPQLEVPVKLERNRRPALEHQQWVKFLKKAKEWERESPRPQHFVPRTMARLFCELLVHSGLRPLEAKTLRWRDFSAFKDENGQNQLVIHVNPARKTGERDTVPMPVCWSVVEELIRFQKKHQLPCEPDSWVFCNFNGTQLGAIERPVEKAFEFSKITHDRFGRKFSAYSFRHTYATFRLLYGDNVDAYTLAKNMGTSVEMIEKHYGHVSNMQKATVLTSVRKNIPEGLDSFQARMITRVNKEKTAPVLVRLQKVDKKAGGSPKDGEYFIRIENDVPDVRTRK
- a CDS encoding DUF3768 domain-containing protein is translated as MQRTRIIRELNDQLRQHGIGGKVYITSGIQALEEWLGRAIITAVREFDQFDQSNDPYGEHDMGTVDVAGTKAMWKIDYYDASIAYASDDPADPQKTVRVLTIMLADEY